A stretch of the Pelodiscus sinensis isolate JC-2024 chromosome 8, ASM4963464v1, whole genome shotgun sequence genome encodes the following:
- the BMS1 gene encoding ribosome biogenesis protein BMS1 homolog yields the protein MEEIDKKKHRKKHSGPKADKKRKRHLTDLGLGDEEDARKRNPKAFTVQSAVRMARTFHRTQDLKTKKHHIPVVDRTPLEPPPVIVVVVGPPKVGKSTLIKCLIRNFTRQKLVEIRGPVTIVSGKRRRLTIIECGCDINTMIDLAKVADLVLMLIDASFGFEMETFEFLNICQVHGFPKIMGVLTHLDTFKNNKQLKKTKKRLKHRFWTEVYQGAKLFYLSGMVHGEYQKQEIHNLGRFISVMKFRPLTWQTSHPYVLADRMEDLTNPEDIRVNPKCDRTVSLYGYLRGAYLKNRSQIHMPGVGDFNVSDVSFLPDPCALPEQQKKRSLNEKEKLIYAPLSGVGGVVYDKDAVYIDLGGSHAHQDEEEEVRPNHELVQSLISTHSTIDVKMASSKVSLFMDSKPLGSEDVENQELVMPKEEKHFDVKTGRVRRKAVFDDGADGEEDDEDEEMSDNEMDRSDDGEEGESDKEVPGQELDLRSAKRLKREETKEETTVELPAFADSDDDLELSSGEEEEIGLDENKEEAEDSGDEEESDEKESSDSDSESSHRISKFKLCETGREYKERRETHKLDGSLGKKVVPTTDSGNCTAEEPSESEAEESSLEEEEEEGSNDDSEVEESDSKGIQSAPEKNVDGVEQTESKAEEDEDVDDDFENLLKEEEESGGENDFSADTAGALKWKEDLTRKAAEAFMRQQQSAPNLRKLVYGTVIEDANEEDDADEELGGLFHVSRPDEKSKQKANALDCSKFPVETLQDWDLDEVMNSIRDCFVTGKWEADKDAAKLLEEDGELYGDFEDLETGVVHKGKPAAEGDEAGSEEEEEEEEAKEGKEPKAVEEEEKKKRMDKKRKLKEMFDAEYDEGDATYFDDLKGEMQKQAQLNRAEFEDQDDESRVQYEGFRPGMYVRIEIENIPCEFVLNFDPHYPIILGGLGNSEGNVGYVQLRLKKHRWYKKILKTRDPIIFSLGWRRFQTIPLYYIEDHNGRHRLLKYSPQHMHCGATFWGPITPQGTGFLAIQTVSGATPEFRIAATGVVLDLDKSVTVVKKLKLTGFPFKIYKNTSFIKGMFNSPLEVAKFEGAAIRTVSGIRGQIKKALRKPEGAFRATFEDKLLMSDIVFMRTWFPVSIPTFYNPVTSLLKPAGEKDTWTGMKTTGQLRHERGIRLKQNKDSLYKPIVREKRHFNKLHIPKALQKALPFKNKPKNHEKKAKSTKDQWRPAVIREPHEKKISALLTALGTVHSYKLKKAKVKHRQQLKDYLKRKNKEEEEKFKRQKEAKKKLFRIMGQKEKKRLKSSLKGSGEKEK from the exons GCAAAAGGCGTAGGCTAACCATTATTGAATGTGGATGCGACATTAACACGATGATTGATCTGGCTAAAGTTGCAGATTTG GTTCTTATGCTCATTGATGCCAGCTTTGGATTTGAGATGGAAACCTTTGAATTCTTGAACATCTGCCAAGTACATGGCTTTCCCAAAATCATGGGTGTCCTTACTCACCTGGATACATTCAAGAACAACAAACAGTTAAAAAAGACCAAGAAGAGGTTAAAACACAGATTTTGGACAGAAGTATATCAG GGTGCTAAGCTGTTTTATCTTTCTGGGATGGTACATGGAGAGTACCAAAAGCAGGAAATTCATAATCTCGGGCGCTTTATCTCTGTCATGAAATTCCGTCCCCTTACATGGCAGACATCTCACCCATATGTCCTAGCAGACAG AATGGAAGACTTGACAAACCCAGAAGATATTAGAGTCAATCCAAAATGTGATAGGACGGTGTCACTTTATGGCTACTTAAGAGGGGCATACCTCAAAAACAGAAGCCAAATTCACATGCCAG GAGTAGGGGACTTCAATGTAAGTGATGTGAGTTTTCTGCCAGACCCCTGTGCACTTCCTGAACAACAGAAGAAGCGTTCCTTAAATGAGAAGGAGAAACTGATATATGCTCCACTCTCAGGCGTTGGAGGTGTAGTGTATGACAAAGATGCTGTTTATATTGACCTTGGTGGAAGTCATGCTCACCAAGATGAAGAG GAAGAAGTGAGACCAAATCATGAACTAGTCCAGAGCCTCATCTCTACGCATTCCACCATTGATGTTAAGATGGCTTCAAGCAAAGTGTCTCTCTTCATGGACTCCAAACCATTAGGTTCAGAAGATGTGGAAAACCAAGA ACTTGTGATGCCAAAAGAAGAGAAACATTTTGATGTGAAGACTGGGAGAGTACGTCGGAAGGCAGTGTTTGATGATGGAGCAGATGGTGAAGAGGATGATGAAGATGAAGAAATGTCTGACAATGAGATGGACAGAAGTGATGATGGTGAGGAGGGAGAAAGTGACAAAGAGGTACCAGGACAAGAGCTAGATCTCAGAAGTGCCAAGCGGCTGAAAAGAGAGGAGACTAAAGAAGAAACAACAGTGGAACTTCCAGCATTTGCTGATAGTGATGATGATCTTGAATTAAGTTCCggggaagaagaagaaattgGCCTTGATGAAAACAAGGAAGAGGCAGAAGACTCTGGAGATGAAGAAGAGAGTGATGAAAAGGAAAGTTCAGACTCTGATTCTGAATCTTCTCACAGAATTAGTAAATTCAAACTTTGTGAAACAGGCAGAGAATACAAAGAACGAAGAGAGACTCATAAACTAGATGGCAGTTTGGGTAAAAAAGTGGTTCCCACTACAGATTCTGGAAACTGCACAGCTGAAGAGCCATCTGAATCCGAGGCTGAAGAATCCTCTttagaagaggaggaagaggaaggatcAAATGATGATTCAGAAGTTGAAGAGTCAGATAGTAAAGGGATTCAGAGTGCTCCTGAGAAGAATGTAGATGGTGTTGAACAGACTGAATCGAAGGCTGAAGAAGATGAGGATGTTGATGATGATTTTGAAAATCTGCTGAAAGAGGAAGAGGAATCTGGAGGAGAAAATGACTTTTCTGCAGACACAGCAG gtGCACTTAAGTGGAAGGAAGACCTTACCCGAAAGGCAGCTGAAGCTTTTATGAGACAACAACAGTCTGCTCCCAACCTTCGCAAACTTGTATATGGCACAG TGATTGAGGATGCCAATGAAGAGGATGATGCTGATGAAGAACTTGGAGGTTTATTTCACGTCAGCCGCCCTGATGAAAAATCCAAACAAAAGGCTAATGCCCTTGACTGTTCCAAATTTCCAGTGGAAACCCTGCAGGATTGGGATTTAGATGAG GTTATGAACAGTATTCGAGACTGCTTTGTAACAGGAAAGTGGGAAGCAGATAAAGatgcagcaaagctgctggaggaAGATG GAGAATTGTACGGGGATTTTGAAGACCTAGAGACAGGGGTTGTGCACAAAGGAAAACCAGCAGCAGAAGGAGATGAG GCTGGaagtgaagaagaagaagaagaagaagaggctAAAGAAGGAAAAGAGCCCAAAGCcgtagaggaggaggagaagaaaaagcgCATGGACAAAAAACGCAAATTGAAGGAGATGTTTGATGCTGAATACGATGAAGGGGATGCCACATACTTTGATGATCTCAAAGGGGAAATGCAAAAACAAGCTCAG CTTAATCGGGCTGAATTTGAAGACCAAGATGATGAATCCAGAGTTCAGTACGAGGGCTTCCGCCCTGGAATGTATGTTCGAATAGAGATTGAGAATATCCCATGTGAATTTGTGCTTAATTTTGACCCTCACTATCCAATCATCCTGGGTGGTTTAGGCAACAGCGAAGGAAATGTGGGATATGTGCAG TTACGTCTGAAGAAGCATCGCTGGTATAAGAAGATACTTAAAACACGGGACCCTATAATCTTTTCCTTGGGGTGGAGGCGATTTCAGACAATCCCTTTGTACTACATTGAAGATCATAATGGGCGTCATAGGCTTCTTAAGTATTCACCGCAACATATGCATTGCGGAGCAACATTTTGGG gcCCCATCACTCCCCAAGGGACAGGATTTTTGGCAATTCAGACAGTCAGTGGCGCAACG CCTGAGTTCCGGATAGCTGCCACAGGAGTTGTACTTGATTTAGATAAATCTGTAACAGTTGTGAAGAAATTAAAGCTGACTGGTTTCCCATTCAAAATTTACAAAAACACATCATTTATTAAG GGAATGTTCAATTCTCCATTGGAAGTGGCGAAATTTGAAGGGGCAGCCATTCGCACTGTGAGTGGCATTCGAGGACAGATCAAAAAGGCTCTTAGAAAGCCTGAAGGAGCCTTCAGGGCCACATTTGAAGACAAGTTGCTCATGAGTG ataTTGTCTTTATGCGGACTTGGTTTCCTGTTTCCATCCCAACTTTCTATAACCCAGTAACATCCCTGCTGAAACCAGCAGGTGAGAAAGATACTTGGACAGGAATGAAGACAACTGGCCAACTCAGGCATGAACGGGGCATCAGACTGAAGCAAAACAAAGATTCCCTCTATAAG CCAATAGTGAGGGAGAAGAGGCATTTCAATAAACTCCACATTCCGAAAGCACTCCAGAAGGCACTGCCATTTAAGAACAAGCCTAAGAATCATGAGAAGAAAGCTAAGTCTACAAAGGACCAGTGGAGACCAGCTGTTATCAGGGAGCCTCATGAGAAGAAG ATATCAGCTCTGCTTACTGCTTTGGGTACGGTGCATAGTTACAAATTAAAGAAGGCCAAAGTAAAACATCGTCAGCAGCTTAAGGATTACCTCAAAAGGAagaacaaggaggaggaagagaaatttAAGCGGCAAAAAGAAGCCAAGAAAAAACTCTTTCGAATTATGGGACAGAAGGAGAAAAAGAGGCTGAAGTCAAGCTTGAAGGGATCTGGAGAGAAAGAAAAGTGA